CGAGAGTTTCGACTAAAAGATCTTCGCTCCAACGTGGCACTCGTCACCCAAGATGTATTCTTGTTTAACGATACTATTGCTGAAAACATTCGAGCCGGATCACCAGTCAGCGTTGAAAAAACAATTCAGGCAGCGGAGCTTGCCAATGCCAATAAGTTTATCGAAGCCAAGCCGAACAAGTTCGAGTCCACGGTAGGCGAAAGAGGCAGCTCTCTTTCAGGTGGAGAAAAGCAACGAGTCAGTATCGCAAGAGCAATCTATAAGGACGCCCCCATACTCATCCTTGATGAGGCGACAAGCGCCCTAGATAGTGCCAGCGAAGTTGAAGTTCAGAAGGGCCTTGATGAACTCATGCATGGGCGCACGACTTTTGTAATCGCACATCGGCTCAGCACAGTCATGAGAGCTGATCGAATACTTGTGATGGAACATGGTAAAATCATCGAATCGGGAACTCACCGAGAGCTTATCCAGATGGGCGGAAAGTACTCAGAGCTTGAAAGCCTTCAGCTAAGGTCGTTCGACTAAAGAATTGGCTGGGATCTAAATCCTTTCGTGCGGAACGTGAAGATTTTGGCAACAGCCCTCAATGCCCAAATCGCTTCTCGACCTAAGGCCGAGTAATCAACTTTTAGACAGTTTTAGTGTCAACTTGTTCAAACATTTGACGATAAGAACTTAGACAGTTTGTAGGAATACTTGTCATTTTTAGGGGGATCGTCAAATGATCAATTGGGATGATTTTGAACATATACATGTGATCAGAAAGCTCAAAGAAATTCTGAGGACGTGGTGGAATATAGAGGTCGTGTTCACCGACGAACGCGGACATCTTCGAGGCCTTGAAAAAGACAAAGCCAAGTTTCAAAATTTAGCAGTTAAGGCGATTCTAGAAAAACCGGCATCTCACGAATCTCTCGCTGTTGAAGTCTCGAAAATGGTCGATGATCTTCGCCAGACGGGAAATCGCTACTCTGTTCGAAAATGGGAGTCAGCTGGCTTCGATGTTGCTCTATTCCCGATCGTTATTGACGGCGACTTTATAGGAAGCGTTGTCGCTCTTGGATTTTTCAGAGACCCAAGCGAAGTTAATCGCCTGGCTCAGTTGCGAGAAAGGCTAGCGGCCTTTGGCACTCCACTAGATGTTATAGAAAGGGCGATCCCAGCGATCAAAGCTCTCCATGAAGATCAAAAACAACACTTTGTTGACATTGTCGATCTCGTTGCAAAAGAAGTTGTCACACTACATTTAGAAATCACAACTAGAGAAGACCGTATCACTGAACTAAACAAAGAGCTTGGCAGTCGCTACAAGTACGACAACATGATCGGCAAGTCTAAGCCTATGCAAGACTTGTATGCACTTCTAGACAAAATTAAGGTCGCAGAATCTACTGTGATGATCCAAGGTGAAAACGGAACTGGTAAAGAATTAATTGCCAAAGCTATTCATTACAATTCCTCACGAAAAGACAAAGCTTTTGTGATTCAAAACTGTTCCGCATTTAACGACAACCTTTTGGAGAGTGAACTTTTTGGTCACGCCAAGGGATCCTTCACAGGGGCTATCAAGGATAAAAAAGGATTGTTTGAGATTGCCGACAAAGGCACCTTCTTCTTAGACGAGATTGGTGACACATCCCCGTCAATGCAGGTTAAACTTCTTCGCGTTCTGCAAGAAGGAACTTTTACGCCGGTAGGCAGTACGGAGCCGCGCAAGGTTGATGTTCGAATTATCGCAGCGACTAACCGCGATCTCAAAGATATGGTTGAAAAGGGAACGTTTAGAGAAGATTTGTACTATCGTTTAAACGTTATCAATATCCGCGTCCCGCCACTCAGAGAAAGAAAAGAAGACATACCTCTTCTCATCGATTACTTTCTAGAAAAGGCTCGTGAAGACGGGCATGGCCGCAAAATTGTAACTAAGCGTGCTTTAGAAAAGCTTTATGATTATGCATGGCAGGGTAACGTTCGTGAACTACAGAACGAGATGGAAAGACTAGTCGTTCTTTCTGGGCAAGAAGACAAAATCACAGCCGATATGCTTTCTAGTCGAATCTTAGAGTCTTCTGAAAAAGGCAAGGTTCAGGGCGCGCGCTTGCAAGGCAAGTTAAAAGACGCTCTTGAAGAGCTTGAGAGAGAGATGATTCGAGAGGGTTTGCGCAGGACAGGATGGAACAAGTCAAAGCTTGCAAAAGAACTAGGAATCTCACGAGCGGGCCTCATAATGAAAGTCGAGAAATACGGACTGGATAAACGAAAAATGCTGCGTTAGTGTTTTTCAAAAGCAGAAACTAATTTCGTTTCCGCTTTTCTCGAATCCCCACGATTTCACGCATTACGAGCTTTCAGTTTCGCTCATGGTTTGAAGGCCTGGAGTGTACGAACTACACCATTTGAAAACGAGTTCGTCGAAAATATAGTCGCCGCCTCATGCTGAATTTCCTACTTTTTGATGTCCAACGAATAGCCACTCTGAAAAAGATTCCAGCCGCCTAAAAATATCCGCAAAAATCAGGTACTTAGGTGCCCCCTGTCGGTAGGTCCACTATGGGATAATTCTTTCCATTACAGTGTAATTTCTTTTTAAACGAAACTGCTTTTGTGGCACGTGCCTTGCCTTATGCTCATACCGGAGGCACAACATGTCCATTAAGCAAAACGTATTTCAGCTAATTAGTCACATCATGAGTCAGCATCAGGTCGAAGTCGATTTCATCGATATGAGTGTTACTGACCACTCAGAGCCGATTCAAAAGATTATCGATTCCGTAGCACGCAATCAACTCGCCCGATTTTTAATTATAGGCAATGACTTGATAATCCCTTGCGCCAAAAAAGGCGAGCTTATTGGTATTGCCCGTGTACACGATGGCGCAAATTTGGACAATCTTTTCACTAAGCGAATTCAAGCAATGCTCCAGTTTGCCTGCGACTCTGCGGATTTGTTCGATAAAGCTGACTATGAGTTTACGACAATTCGTGAACTAAATCCTAATGAAGACTGCGAAGAAGAGGACCTAGACGAGCTCACTGTTTCTGCGACCTCTGCTATTCTGCTTGAAGCTCACGATCTCGAAAAGGCTCGCCGGTTTGCTATAGATATGCATCAAAACTCCAAGCGTATAGCTTTTTTACCGCTTGCTGACCTTTCAATTTCTTCAGAAAGCGGCGCCGAAGAGCTCAGAAAGCTTGGTAATATCACACTCTTCATTTCAGATCTTGAGTCTCTTAGCGTTGATATTCAAAACTCACTTTTGACTCTTCTTTCTGATGATTTAAATAACCTTGAAGATCCGGTGATTATAGCCGCAACAGCAAAGCCTGTGGCGGAGCTGATGCATTCTGGGAAGGTTGATAAAGAGCTCATTGAGCTGCTATCACAATCGCGCATTCAACTATTGAACGTGATAGTAAATCAAAACTGGAAGCAACCCCTTGCAGTGATGGCTAGGGAGTTCACGCCAGCTCCGAACTTACACATAGTCGAAACAAAGACGATTCACTGATTAGCTGAATCGGTCATTCTTTTAACCGTTTGCCAACTCTACCTAGTTCTGCGAACCTTTTAATATGGTTGCGTTAGATCCAGTAGAGCTCAGGTTAGAGCCTTACTTTTCCTTTTTAATGTCGAGTCTCAAAAGCGACGGATTTGAGGTGTACCCCTTAGCAGGCGACGCCTCAGCCCGTCGTTATTATCGAGTGGTGCACGGCGAAGAATCGAGCGTTCTCATGCGTTGGGAGCCGTTTGAAAACAACAAAGACTATCCGTTTTTAAGCGTTCTTAACCATTTTCAGCGTAATGATGTTCAGGTTCCTGACGTTATCGCACTCGATCCTCAGGGCGGCTATATATTGCTCGAGGATCTTGGAGATCTCACGCTGGAAAGAAAGTATTGGGAGAGTCAAAACAAAGACTCGGCTCTGGGTTTTTATCGCAAGGCAATCGATGAGTTAATTAAAATTCATTACACAGCCACAAACGACAAGAGTGATTGCACCGCCTTTGAGACGACATTTGATACCTCTAAATTTCTTTGGGAAATGAACTACGCCTTCCAACACCTGCTTCAAACCATGTTGGGTATTAAGTTTGATGAAGCAGAATCTGGCCGCCTTCAGACTGAGTTTCATCAAAATTGCAAGCGCCTATCCGAGGAGCCGCGGGTCATATGTCACCGCGACTATCACTCCCGAAATCTCATGATCAAACTTGGTAAAATGCGGGTGATAGATTTTCAAGACGCGCGAATGGGCCCCATTTACTACGACCTAGTTAGTCTTTTAAGAGACTCCTATGTAGACTTGACCGATGATTATGCGCAGTCTTTGATCGATTATTACCTTGTTAACAGACAAGAGCAAAAAGCACCTGCTATTTCTAAAGACGAATTCAGTGAACTATTTGAGATTCAAACCGTCCAAAGAAGTTTTAAAGCCTGCGGTAGTTTTGCCAGCTTCTTTAACTCACGCGGCGATAAGCGATATTTGAAGTATCTTAGTCCAACTCTCAGAAAAGTTTATCTGGCTTGCCAAAGAACTCGTAGCAGCCCGTTTCTGGCTAAAATCATCAATGACAATGGCTTACTTGAGAGAGATTTGGAATCTGAGTTCTCCTAATGGTTGTTTTTTTACTAACCGCCGGACACGGCACAAGGCTTCGTCCGTTAACAAATTTTTTAGCTAAGCCGACGCTGCCTTTTCTCGGCGCTCCGATTGCCATCCATGCACTCAATCCGCTAAGAAGTTTAGACGTCACCGAAATTGTCTTTAACACCCACCACCTGCCGGATACCGTGCGCAATTGCATAACCAACGAAAGCCTCCGTCGCGCTTTTAAAGGATGTTCGCTTGAGAGAAGCAAAATTCATCTGTCTAGCGAATATGACCAGATTTTAGGAGGGGGAGCCATTAAGAAAGCCGAAAGCCTACTTTCAGCACACGAAAACTTTTGGCTCGTCAACGGAGACGTCGTTTACCTTCCAAACCCACAGACTCTTGGCCGTGCTTGGCAGGAACACTGCCGCTCTGGCGCAATGGCTACCTTAATCGTCTTAAAGGACGAGCGAGTGGGTAAGCAGTTCGGAGGTGTTTGGTGTAAAGGTAAAGGCGTTATGAAGTTTTCTAAAAAATCTGTGCCTGGCACCGATGGATATCATTTCACCGGCTTTATGATTTTGAGTCGTGAGGTGCTTGCACATATTCCGCCGGAGAAAGAGATTAACTTACTTTACGATACCCTTCAAAAACAGATAGATACGGCGACCACTTCAAAAGGGCCGTTTCCGGTGAGAGCCTTTGTTGATGATGGATATTGGTTCGAAACCGGCAATTGGCCGGACTACCTAGCTTCGCAATCCCGTGTAATTTCTTTACTTGAAGGGGGGCCAACAAATCCCCATTTAAAAGATCTCAAAGAGCTTTTGACCAACTGGCATAGGCCTTATGGCTACCAATTGAAAGCTGGGCCTGAAGGGACTCTTTTTTCGAATGCCGCCGCCTCATCTGCTTCTGCGGCCAAAACTAAGTTTTCAGGTTGCTCTGTACTAAACTTCCGTCCGGAATTAGAACTACCTAAAAAGATGAGAGATTGCATGGTGGATTCTTTAGACTGGTTGCACGACAATGAAGTGAGGGCGCGAATCCCAGACGTTATAGAAATGGCACCCGGCCAAACCCCGATTGGCGCTACGTCCAGCAACCATCACCTCAAAACCCGGGAACTTGCTGGCCTTAAGGAGATTACAGATGCTTTTGTCTTCGTTGAATCGGCTGACTAGTTTAACTCGGTTAAAACAGTTACCTCAGTCGATTGAGGCAGTGCCGAACGTTTTGCTGAAATTAGCTCGAATCACTGGTGGATTTGCTTTAACCATTGCTTCTATTGCAATTCTCGCTTCGTGCAGCAGCTTACGAAGTGATCGGCTTTCTTTTGTTGAAACCGATGAAGAGAGTGCTCTTAAAGAAGCAGATTCTCAAGTTGTTAGCCGTGAATTGACGGAGTCGCCCAGCAATATGTCTTTAAACGCAAGAAATCCGTCAAGCAAACTCTCAGAACAAGCTACGGGTCTCGATCAAAATGATTCCGCTAACGATAAAAATAATTCGCTTACGGATCAAAGTAATTCCGCTAACGATCAAAGTATTTCGCTTTCGCATTCGAACGACTCTACTACAACAATGAGTGACCCCATAGCTGCAACTAAAGATGAGGCTAGAGTAATCCGCGGACTCAATACTGCGACTGTGATGATTTTGGACCGTTGGTATCAAGAGCTCTCTAACAGAAAATACGATGTCGGAGCGTTGGCGCAATCAAGGAAAATTGTTGTTCAAAGCAAAGATGCCCTACGTTTACCTATAACGTCCAATCTTCCTGTAGAAAGTATTATCGCAGAAGCTGTCCACAGGTCTTTATCTCTAGCGACTCTTACAGAAATGGCATCAGCGCTTGTCAATGAAAGAGAGCGCATTCGTCATCTAAAGACTCAAGCATCGCTCGCTCAAGAGAAGAAGCGCCAGATTTTGTGGGCACTTCAGATTATGCTAGAAGAGCTACTCTATGTAGTTCATCAAAGGCATTCCGTCACTGACTTGAAGACCTTCGTATTTGCTAGCGAACTTCTAGGCAAATCAGCCTATGCCGGTAACAACTCAAATTCTATCGCTGCAACTGCCACCAGTTCCGCTGCAGGATCTGATTCCGAAAAAAACCCCAACTCAGAGCCTTCCAAAGGACAATTATCATCGGTGGCCCAATGTGATCCTAAATTTCTATTGACCTATCAAAGCGTAGAAGTTTGCTCCGGTGATATTCTTGCATCTAAAGGCAGTGCACCTAGTAGCACGTTGATTTCTTCAATGGGGCAGATTCCTTCGGCATTCTCACATTCGACGGTTTCATTTTTGCCGAGTGACTCTAAACAGGCGGCCTATGTTGTTGAGGCGCTTATTGAAGATGGCGTAAAGATACGAGTTCTTGAAAACTATGGCAAAGAAAGTAAAAAACTATCAGTGTTTCGAATGACGGGGCAGGCGCAAGATGCACACATCGATACGGCGGCTGTCGCAGTCGCGCTATTGGATCGGTACGAGAGCCTAGCCAACGCAATTGCGTCACCAACTGCCGATTCGCCTTACTCTTCATCAGAACAGCCTGTAGCTAACTATGATTTTAGGATGGACCCACTTAATTCAGATAGATATTTTTGCAGTGAGGTTTCTTACGAAATTTATACAAAGGCTTTCGAAAACTCTGAGTTTGCCAATGACTACAACCCTTATGGAAGGCCTTATTGGAGCCAGATTTCCGGCGACGCTATAGTTTTCTTTGAATCAGTTTTTGGTATAGAGCAGTCTTCTTTACCTGCGCCAGGAGACGTTGAGCTGAATCCTTACTTTGATTTGATGAGCGCTAGCTATGCACTCGACAAACTTGCAGAGGATCGCATAGATGCGGCTCTAGTAGATGCTCTTTACAAAGAGATTTCTAATCCTCAGTCGGGTTGGCCCGAATTCTTTGTGACAATCAGCGAAAGATGGAACACCACGGCCACAAAAGACCAGATTCAAGAAGTATTTCACGATCTGCTCACTCATCAAGGCTCTCGGAATGCCTTGCGAGAAGTTCTTGATAGAAAGAATGCCTTGCAGCCACTCGAAAATGCCGGTGATGGTAACATCGACTCCGAGCAGTCTCTTGCATTCTTAAAGAGTAAATTTAATGAAGCCGTCGCCAAGTTGCCAGAAGAGATGACTTTAAAGCAAGTCGTCGCGTTTGCTTTAATTAATGAAGTTATTATTTCAAAGCTCAAATCACACTTTTTAGAAAACTCAGAATTGGCTCGGACCGCCTGCGGCGGCCAAGACTGTAAAACACTTGGGCGCGGAGAGCTTTTTAAAGCCGTCTACCCCGTTTTAAAGGCAAAGCTCACGCCACTTCGCGAAGGCCTTATTAGCACAATCACCCCGTCGGCCAAAAGCGTTTCGAACTAGCGAATCACGTCGACGTAGACGCCGTAGATTAAGTTAAATTGGCCGTCGTTAACATCTGATGAGTCCCCATAGATTCTTACTATCGAGCCATTTGCAAGGGCCGCTTCGAGCGTCGCCTTTTCCTCTGCATCCACCCGGTTAAACACGAGCAACACTGAGGTTCCATCGACCAAAGTCATTTTATAATCAGCAAAACGGTATTCACGCCATTGGTCACTCGGTACTTTTTCGATCACTCTTCCTTCAAAGACTTCCATTCTCTTAAGCTGAATTACGTGTGGTTCATCATTCGATTCAAACACGGCGTTCTTTTCGCTCTTGTCAGCGACCCGGAGGCTATAGTTATTTGAGAAATAACGAGCATCCGTCTTTTCTCCGCCTTCTCCTATGAAGCTACGCGGTTCTGAGTTCGCTGTTACCTCTAAGCCCCATATCTTACCTCTGCAACCTGTGAAAATTCTGGTAAAGACGAAAACATTTTTCGCTTTGATCTTAACCGCTTCCGTTGAAAACTCTCCGTCTTCGCTCTTGGTTACTTTGACCGGAGTAGAAATGTAATTCTCATTCCAATGATCACCTGTTTTTTTAGGCTCGGCACGTGAGACACGTGCCGTGACTGGAACATTCAGCTTATTGCCGTCTTCATCAACTACAACAAACTTCTGAGTTTGAAATTCAGCTGAATGGTGTTTGCCGCAAACGCTATCTGCTAATGCGGTGAAAGAATAGAAGCCCATCACAAGCCCAGTCAAAGTTCTTGTATATTTCATTTATCCTCCGTTAAAAACTTTTCGCAATTGGATAGCCCGTGTTCTTTTGCTTGGGCTGAAAAGCTATATTACTCGCAACTAGCGCGATTTCCCAATTTTTGAGAAACCCAAGAATTTTTTTCAATTATTTAGTCTGCGGCAAAACGCCGTGAGCTCGTCTCTTCACTCTCATATGCATCTACTATGCGGCCTCAGGGAGCAAACCAGCTAAAGCTCCGTGAACATTTTGTTCTGGTCACAATTGACGGTCAGACTTTTCTTTTGTTTGGAGGCTCGAAGGGATCCGTAAGAACTTGCGACCTGGCTGTTTTCTTCTCATTTGATACATCAACTAAGGGCTCAGCAAGAACTTGCCACCCTGGCGCTGGCTATCGTATCTGCGGGAAATCATCTTAAAGATGTTATCGCCTGCAACGCCGATGTTATCTTGACCGAATTTTTTACTAAGTCCAACGGCCAGCGATTGCCCTCGACTTGCAGGCACTCGCAGCTTTGTCCTATCAAAAAACGAATCATGATTTGATGGCGATTTCGCGCTAGCTCCGCCACTTGTTTCGTAAGCCACCATTTCATCAAGTTCTGAACGTAGCTTCGATTTGTAATCGTCTACAATTTTTGTGGCCGCAGCATTCAAGCTCTCAATTTCTTTTTTATCAGATACGCTCAGGGCGCCGCCCATACTTCCCCCGCTGAGCGCTGAGGTTGAGATTTTGCCATTGGGAGTAGTAACAGATGCTGACGATGGGTCGTAGGAGTACCCCAGCTTTTTGAATTCATCAAAAGTTGCTTTCGCTTTTTCGCCTGCTTTAGCGCTCAGGGAGTTCAATTTTTCGTCATACACCGAATGTTGGTAGGGATCTGCATTGGCAAAGGAGTCTGTTTGCATATCACTAACTTCGATATTCGGGCCACCTGAGCCGTTTGGACCATTCGAATTGTTGGCTCCACGAGAGCCTAAACAACCCGCCCCTTGGCAAGCCGCCGCTTTTTGCGACTTACTAGCCTTACCTGTTGATGCTGCCATCATGACAGCCTGGGCGGCGGACATTGCTCCCATAATGCAGGCCCATTGATTTGTGGCGGGACTCTTGGCACATGTTTTAAACATAAAAGCTGACGCCGCAGCATTGGCGCCTACTCCCATTGCGGTCGCGAGTGCTGCGGAGTTGCCGCCACTTTCAATGTCGCTTCCAGGGGTTGAAGGCAATTGTTTAGCTGCGCCAGAGGTTGTCTCGCCAAGCGCCTGGTTCGAACCACCTTGCGCGTAAACATTTGGTAGAACCGCAAGCATCGCACCCAGACTGAGAACAAAGGGCTTCGCAAAAGTAGTGAGCCTTAAAATGAGTGCTCCAGCTATTTGGTTTGTTTTTGTACGCTGAGAGCGAGTCGCTGCTTCCGTTCTAGGTAGATTCCTTATTTGCGATCGAAACATGGCTAACCTTTTCTCATTACATATTTGCATATTATTAAAATCAAAGAACGTGCACTAAGGGAGAAGGTTCGGACGATTTGAGTTCATTGTTCTCGTGATTTTTTCGAAATTACTTAGTCCTCGAGCTGATGTAACTCCACTTTGTAGAAGTTTTGAATTGGCGCTCGCAAGACCACGTTTGCCTGCAAGTCGACCGTTTGGCAAAAAAGCTCGTAGGTCGATTCCGTCGCCACCACCGTCTCTTTTGCCGCCAGCACCGGCTCGTCCACCCGCAGCAGGACCTTCATCAGCTCTCATCCCACCGGCATAAGGATCCACATAGCCGTCTTTGGCTGCGCCAAGGATATTGGTGTCGAGCCCTGAGCCATCGCCGGCGGCACCACTGCCTTGCCCGGGTGGAGCAAAACCTCCCATACCGCCGCCAGATGAGCCTCCGCCAGCGCCGCCTTTACCAAGGATGGGGTTAGCCTGCGCCTGCTGTCGTCCGCCCTTGTCGATGCTCTCGGGGCCCGCCATAGGGTCTATGTCGAAGCCCTGTGAGCCGTCGGCCTTCCAGGGTGCACTTGCTTCGAATGAGCCGGGGTTAAAGGGTGAGGCTTGATTTCGACCAAAGTCGCTGCCGCATTCGGGTGCCGTAGGATTGCGCATACACACACATTGCGGAAGATTGGCATTTTCGGGTTTGTCGCAACTGCCGCCAGCCGCGTACTGCATACAAACGGGATGATTCGTGCGCCCAGGTTGAGAGCAGTACTGCATAGGGCAGCGTGTATCGTTAACGGCTTCAGCGCCTGTGCACCCGGCGGAGAGTTTTGAGCAGTCCACCGCAAACGCCGCCTGCATTGACTGCATACCAGCTGACAGAAGCGCCATATTTCGCTGCTCTGCCAATGCCTCACATTTTTGGAGATTGGCCTGCCTTTTTTCGTTTAAGGCCGCCACGCCAGCAACCCCCGGAGTTTCGTTGACAGATTGGCACGCTGAAACACAGCTCCGCTGCGCGAGTAGACACATAGCTGCCACTCCGCCATTGGCGAGTATTCCCGTAGTCATGGCATTACGAGCCGCATTGCAGGCATTATTAAAGTCGCCCATCGCTTTAAACTGTTGGTATTGATTCAGCAT
The Bdellovibrionales bacterium CG10_big_fil_rev_8_21_14_0_10_45_34 genome window above contains:
- a CDS encoding nitrogen fixation protein NifA; this translates as MINWDDFEHIHVIRKLKEILRTWWNIEVVFTDERGHLRGLEKDKAKFQNLAVKAILEKPASHESLAVEVSKMVDDLRQTGNRYSVRKWESAGFDVALFPIVIDGDFIGSVVALGFFRDPSEVNRLAQLRERLAAFGTPLDVIERAIPAIKALHEDQKQHFVDIVDLVAKEVVTLHLEITTREDRITELNKELGSRYKYDNMIGKSKPMQDLYALLDKIKVAESTVMIQGENGTGKELIAKAIHYNSSRKDKAFVIQNCSAFNDNLLESELFGHAKGSFTGAIKDKKGLFEIADKGTFFLDEIGDTSPSMQVKLLRVLQEGTFTPVGSTEPRKVDVRIIAATNRDLKDMVEKGTFREDLYYRLNVINIRVPPLRERKEDIPLLIDYFLEKAREDGHGRKIVTKRALEKLYDYAWQGNVRELQNEMERLVVLSGQEDKITADMLSSRILESSEKGKVQGARLQGKLKDALEELEREMIREGLRRTGWNKSKLAKELGISRAGLIMKVEKYGLDKRKMLR